The genomic interval TCTTCTTCAACGGACAAGTCTCACGATGAAGTACGCAGTCATCCCCTTTTCATTATTCTTCGAAACTGTTTTCATAAGATATTTACCCTTCCACTTCTTAAATTTACCATAAACCTTGCGTACCTTACGCACAGAGCTCTACTTCCGAAGTCCGTAGATTTGTTcacatcattttcattcctttgCCAGACTTTCATAGAACAAACCGAAAAAGGCGCCCATTTACAGGCCATTCTTGTAGCTAACTCATTAAGATGATAAACCGTCTCTCCAGTAAACAAAAACACAAAGGAATAACAACTTTTTGGGGCTCAAGGGAATAACTGGTCCTGGCCTCCAGGAAAGAGATCAAATGAAACGGAGAGCCGAGCATTTCCCAGGGATGAGAAGCGTCCCTGGCCAATCTCTGATAAGGGTTTGTGACTACATATCTTATTTGCAGACTTTAACGGTGGAACCAAAAATTGCGCGTTAGTTGAGCTAACTTGGGGGCAGCGAAATTGAAAGGAAGCGAAACGAAATGAAAAGGACCAAAAATATGATCTGGAGTGATATCCGGCCAACCAAGTAATTGCTTCATTCCTCGAAAGGATCACAGGAATCAGAGGGCCTATTATGCCGAAATCAAATTACTGTGAGGGATCCAGTCTTTTTTACAGCAGCTGTAAGTATCTGCGAGAAGCGAAAAATAATTGGGTAATCGACAATTAGAATACGCTTATACTTTGGAGCAAGTAGCGACATCACAAAATAGACAAAGCCTACAGGGTGGTCCAATTAATACGATACAccatcaaatttatttttaacattttggtTATTCTTTTACTTTCATTTCCTACGCATGATTAAGACATCAAAATTGATAATGAATAATAAGGTGctattattaaaaaaaaaactgtgaCAATGTCCAATGAAAACTTGACATAAAAAAACACATCGGAATGCAGGCATGTTGTTTATTGTCGTGGGTTGCTCTCAAAGGCAACTTTTAGAGTGTGAAACGGAGAATCAGTAAGGAAAGTGTCTGATTTGCTCAAATTTTGTCATCCTCGCCAATAGACTAAacctttgaaaatattttgtgatTTCGATCGTCATCAGGCAGTGGGACTTAATTATGGAGTTAAATAGTATTCTTAGAATTTCACTAATAGATGGTGCCCCCTAATTATGATTTTGCTTCGACTTGGTACCTTGAAATTTGGCCCTATTTATAATATAATTTCAAGTCAACTGAAGCCTGACTATGATTTAGGGAAGTTTTAGATTGCTCTGTGTTTTTTCACGTACTtgttgaaatgatgaaaatccaATCCTCATACCAGATTACAGCAGACATAATATCCCATGCAAATAATCAATGGCGTATGGGATAATGCACATGAAGGATGGCCACACTAAATTCATATTTGCATTACATGTAATACATATAACTTGTATGAACGAGAACAAACAACCTTCAATCCACCAAAAGTGTCTCATCTTAAGCGAACCACCCTGCTCaacatttcctttcaattcTCTTTTTTCCGAGAAGAAACCGGAatcatttatttgaaagaGAGGCTTATCGAAAAAAACATAAGCGGGCAAAGCTTCCTGATTATTATAAAGGCATTAACTAACAAATAGTACCATTTCTGATCTCATCAACGACACGCGTTACTGATAGTCAACctgattttttaaattcttttcGCATGGAAGTGGGtttcttcaaagaaagttgagAACCCCCGAACAAAAATCTGCAGGCAAAAACTTCCTAACTGAACCTAAATTCTTGACAAACAAGGAATTTCAGCAACCAGCACTTTCTGCGTTTGATTTCACCTCCTATTAAACTTGGTTCGTCAGAAAGACATCTGCAGTCGCAATTCGAGACCAAAACCAAGCTTAAAAATCAGGGCTTTGTAAGCAATTCtctgaaatgaagaaaccATGCTGCTGAGCAACTAAATTGGTGACgagaataaaaaagaaaccaacGAACTGACCAACAACAATGTCACCTGGGAATTTCGTCTTTAATGACGGAGATGGAGAAAAACATGACCTAATGCAGGGATAACCTGAACTCCTTTCAGAGGTTCTTGGCTaatgaataattgattttATGGTAGGTCACCTCTTTCATGTGGTAATATCAAAAGAAGACCTCAACATAACTGTCAGTTCAATAACAAATGTGTACTCAATGAGCAACCCAATTTCGCTATTCCTACCCTTTTACATGCCGTATTTGAAGAATTCATATAGTGCATGTACATATGCTGGTTTGTTCCCGTAAGGAATTAACTATCTTTCCACTTTTTGGAAAGCCAGTTTCATagatccaaattcaaagaaaggtACCGAATGTatgtttcaaatgcatttgaatcGGAATTACCGAGACCAATTTCAGGATCGTGGAAAGGAACGCAAGTGGAACCAATTTGATAGCGTGGACGAACTTTcccatcaaatcaaattggatcaGAATGTGCAGAGATCTTGTCGTTTTGAAAGGCTATAAATCTCACCTTATCAGCCAAGGAGCTCCTCTCGATCCCATGGACGGACCGGAGTTCgtgttccaaattttgaaggtGAGCGCAAGCTTGCCTCAGGGTTCGCCAACGATTGATGCTAATCTCAGAATCAAAGGGCGTGGCATCCACACAAACGAGCTTGTCGATTAATTGTGGCTGGGTCAGTGCCAAAATCATGCCTGAAAGTACATCAAAGTGGTAAGGCTTCATTAATATCTTCAGTGGACTTGATTTAAGAAATCTCTAAGCTTCAGATAATGCGATGGCTTCCACTAATATCAAAAGACCCATTCGGCAAAAATGGAGTTTTCATCGGCAGGCTCGAAACGACTTTTAACCGATGTCACGACGCTTCCGCTTTCCTGTTATCGACGACCTGTGGTCCAGAATGGGTTTGGTATTGGTCTTGCATGCCAAGTTCCTTACAAGTTTTGTGAGTTGTATTCCTCAGACTGTTTTGATTTCACCCGGCATTACAGGACCGTTTTTTCATCCTCGAAAATGCTAATTAAATGCTTCCAAATGAAGTCTGTGAAAGTCTTGATTGAAAGTCCATGTTCAGTTCAGGGTATaatattcaaaatgcaaaagcGTTTCGGAAATGCGGCGCATAAAATTATCTTGCGAATAATGGTGAGGGGGAATCATTATTTTGTCTTGCCCTTGCTTGAGAATGCTAAGTACTTTGTTAATAGACAATCCATAACGGGAAATTGGACTCGGCCCAATTCGGATATGTTATAATGACAAGTGATTGAATATAATTGCCTTATATCTTCCAATTATCCTTAAAAGACAAATTGAAAAGTTATGATACAAGACCATCAGCTCTTGGAACAAATTGGACCGAGCacaattggttaaaaagctTAGGCTCAACATCGATTGTGAGGTATTGTAATATGAATGTCTCCAAACCATTTGGCATGGAAAAAATTACGGAGAAATATGCCTCTCTATTAGACTTAAGAAGCAcgtgacctctcaaaattgatttctttAATAGTCAATAGTgacttcgaaaaaaatgacttttagaGGGAAActatttaattgaaaaaggccaaaatatttttttttaagtactTTGGAATCAATGTTTAAaatattgatcttttttcttctcttttggaAAGATGTCTAACCGGTGTTAAAGTGAAAAATGCATTAAAAGTGGGTTTTacaaaatgtatcatttttttgcacttcGTATATCGATGCAGAACACACAAGGTATTAATTGCTTCACTGACTTCCAAATTTGTTGTCTGAAACTAAATTGAATTCCCaaaagttctgatttcaagtttttaaagtgtcctcttcctcctcctcctcctcctcgtccccAGGATCAAAAGTTGAAACACTATAACCCCACTAGACTATTCCATATTTCTGCGGCAACTTATTAATATGTAAAAAAGGTTACACCCAGAAAAACATTCCATTTTACGACTTCACCATTTAAATCCCTTTCCCCAATGAAAGGTTTTCCTATTTCGCATTTCCATTTACTTTGCAAACATCTAGCTAAGCAACCTCAGACAAGAAAGGAATAAAGGAATTACTACGGCAATAAGCACAATCGACAGGTTAGCTATTTTAAAGTTGTGGAAGGAGTTAAGATAAAGCAGAGAGACttttaactagaggagtggacatgAGCGGAGCTAGGCCTATTTTAACTTTTGTCAATGCTCTTAGACGGATGCATAAATGGAAACAGGCAGGAACGTGCTGTCAATTGAGGTCAAACTACACACCTTTTATTATATTCATATTTACCTACACTCGCCAAAATAATGAGCGAGTGGTCATTCTGGATAACGTCTgagccttaactcagagatACTAACgtcggaaaaaaaatcacctctGGCTCggccttgaatgtagggttgatcaggatcTTTAATCAAATAATTGTCCAAATCTAATTTAAAGGAGGCTAAGTGGATCAACACTTATATTTACTCCCTACGtatatttgaggggagcaaattgaacattggaGGAGCCCAAACTCGGGAAAAagatttcaaagccaaactgAACCGAAATTTTGTGTCGCGTTGTATGTTATTATTGCACGATATCACAAGCATGTGCGCTGATTCTTCAACTCTTCAAAAGAGGGAATAATGAAATTTGCTTTCGAAGATCACTCGATAGAGAAGGGGAAGCGGAGTTTGCCCGCATCTCGCTCCTTTGATTGGGTTAAAAACTAATTGCAGTGAGAATGCGGGTAATCAGAGATGTTCTCaataagattttaaaaaaataccaggtgcttttttaaagattaatcaatcaatcaatcagcaTTGTCatgcaaaacttttttgtgAGGAAAAGACCTTTGTTCAAGTTTAGAACtctttcaatattcaattcctgaattcaaaatgtacaaaactTGATATTTGTAAGATCTAAAACTTTTCCTTTCCCCCACATCTCTGGCCTTAATCCATCAATCTTTCGTAGGCCTGGCAGCGACTCCTTCAAATTGTCGGCAAATGCTCGTGTAGAATCACTGCAACCCACATTGAAGAATCTATGCATCTAAAACATCCACCATTTAGCCAAGAGAAGATGTGCTTCCAAAATTCGAAATGAAAATCATGGTCAAAACGAAGGCGTTCTTGTACGTCATCACTCAATCAAATCAGagggatatttgatatttgcttaCCAATTCGTCCACCCATGGTTTGTCCCATAAAGGAGACTTtgtccagttgaaggtggtcCAAAAGAAGCCTGAGATCTTTGGCCATGAGGTTGTACGACATTGAAGGCTCTCGCGGACTTTCACCATGATTACGGGCATCCACCGTCACGACTTTTCGCCGAGTCAAGTGATTGATTTCCTAGAttagaaaaaagagaggattTGGTTaagtatttttattttaaaatcTACCTTCttgaatgctttcaaaatacAAGACGGACCACTCACTTGATTTGGATTCTGCTCCAAACTCCGGATCTTGAGATCGGTCTTGACTTTGGGACACCTTTCAAAAGTAAGATACAATCTCTATGTTCAAACCCATTGTGCCAGAAATTTACCATTCACTTTTAAGAGGTCATGTCCAGAGTATAGGTCTATGATGTcgttacttttttgtttaatttgattttattgttttccAAATTAAGGCAAAACATGGTATGCTCCGAGATGGTTACaacttgcaaaattttgtCTTCAATAAAACCTTCACCACATTTCTCCAATCTTCTTAATGATTTTTTCCACACTCAACCTTTTTATTCACAGGAAGTCAATCCTTCTTCTACAACCTTAGCAAATGTACTCCAAGACATACCATTCTTAGAATGAATTGCTCAGAAGAATAGAACGTAATTTATGCACATTGTAAATTTtgacctccattatctacgagtggagtgttcaaaggcgtcgacccaaaggtccgtgaatggaatttcattcaatcgAACTAAATAGATGTTCTCGATTTTCACTTCTGACAAAGAGGAATACCCTTACATTACTTTTGAAACCAAGTGATATGAAAGTAATCATTTCTGTCTTTAGCGGGAAAATTTGAATAGGAATGCATTCCTGTACATACAGAGAATGTTTCCGACCATGGGTTCTTGGATCCATGGTTCGTAGTTACGCGTACTGTGTGTGGAACCACGTTGATACGAACGATTTCTTCTAGAGCCAACTTCATTCAGAGACACTTGCATGTATTCACTTGACTGCCTTGTGGGCCTTGCAATTTGACAGATGCTTGTGAAGGCATTCCTTTGTTACATGGAACATCATATGAACGTATGTTTACGCGAATCCATTCGCatttccaatccatccattttcGACTATCGTCTCCGACACGTCCAATTGCTCGCGGATTTGAAGCTTCAAATCAGCATTCGATTTCAATGTCGTTGCAGTTCTGCCTCTAATAAACTTTTCTACCGTTTTTAAAAGGCAAGAACGGGCAAGGCACGGAATCGGTAAATCAGTCTTTTGGTTTAGTCAAATTTGGCCGCTTTTGCCGCTGAAACTACCATCAATTAAAAGAAAGCAAGAGAAACGTGATAACAGGGTTAACAAGTGGTTAAAATACCCATTATAGTTTTAacggaaatacccaaacacatctgggcatttttctagctcacAAAAACATAAGGACCGACTTTGTTCCTACATAAGCCTATATAAAAcacttacatgcctaaaaacaatacaaaaatcaaaatgaaataaaaacccTAATTAATTAAACTTGGGAACACACTTGCTTAGAAATTATGATCGGAtctaatttttttcttctttattaATTGCAATGTCTTGCATCAAATTGGTTCGTTATTACAAAAGTATgtcaaatgatgaaaatgtagGTTTTCGTCACAACCTTTACAAATGCGTTTTTCGGTGGGGATGAAATGATATTCCTTTTTCGTACGTAAGGAAAAGTGGTCAAAGACTAAAACCTCTCTAAAATTTCGTCCTCTAAATTCTGGGTTCGTCGAAATGCTAAAAAGCAACCGGTATCTCCAAAAATAGGATGGGATCAGTGGGATGAAGTTGGAAACTGAGGGTTCAGATATCTTGTTAAATAGTGTAAAACGGATTCCTGCAAACACCATGCCAACCTTTAATGTTGACATTTGCTTTAAAATCATAACTTTGAGCATGTCTCCTGAGCTCCCCAAGCatagatttgggctcaaagttggccaagttcatctactTAACCagaggcaagtttttttaaacactcGTACCTCCGAGTTCAGGCTCGGACGTtactcagaatgagcatctaCTGAGCACTTAGACGAGTGCATTTCAATACCGTTTAACGTGCACTCCTTAACTCGGAGGtacaagcgtttaaaaaaTTGGCCTCAGTgttcatttggaataaaatgaacggttaggagatacgaaatttttgcttccgttggcagtccacatctctagaagtccgtgccaaTACCTACTAAGGAAGATATCTGTGTCTTATATTGTTAAATGTCAAGTAGCACCCTTTAAAGCAGAAAGCAACTAAGACAATATGGCTTACTTGGTAAAGGTCTTTTAGTCCCAGAATGCCACGGGAACATCCGAAATGCTTTTGTTGACATTCTGCATGCCAATTTTGGGAAGTGGTGTTATTTGGTAAAGGAATAAATGtacacaaaaagaaaaagcgcAAGAGCTAGCCACCAATCACTTggtgaaaaagaaacttttcaaGACTTCTGGTTTAAAGGATTCGGAAAAAACACCGTAATTTCttaattttattttgtcatCGCTTCAAAATAATGCCAAAAGTTAGATTTTATGCAGTCTAATTCCATGCTTTTTGTGGCAATTAAACGGGCTCATCTTTGAGTTCGTTATTTGTTGCTCGTTAATCGAACCATTTCCGGgtttcaaaacactttttgtgattactgggccatcaaaaatattttttccccgCCCGGCCTggttaggacaaagggaaCAAAGGCAAGAAACAGACACAGAAAAGTATTGAGTGGAGTGTGGATATCACTGGTTATTGAATGACGTAAATTGAATGAAGAATGATGATGCTATCTTCATTGGGTCAACAACACCTTTCTTTTCAGTGTATAAACCAACAGCAGAAAAGCAACTTCGAATGCCTGAAGGACAATGCGTGAACATGTATTTTAATCCGGTTTTGGCCCTTCGTGCATTGAGTCAGAATTTTGAGCAGTTTCTGGGGAATTTTAAGTTATTTATGAAACGCATTCAGTTCTCAGTAGAAGTTGACTTTTGAAGAGCACATGACAtctcttgaattttttttgagacTGCATGCAGACATATTACGAATTTAAATCGGTATGAAAGGAACTGAAGCGAACATGGACGCATAAGTCGGACAAAAAGGAATCGTTTGGATAGGAGAATCTATGGTTCAAGGGAAAAGCCTTCCTTCACTTCTTAGAATAGTTCTAAAGAAATTAGATTGTAAGCCTTCCATAAccctcattttttcaatggtttaTCACGTATAAGCAGCCATCACATTTTGTAATCAATCAATGGTTCGTTGTCTTGgttgtcaaagtaaaaaaatttTGACATTACTTAGCAATAACTTGGAAGAAAATGTTATTCCTGTTGTGCAGTGAAAACCTGCGTTTTAGTCGAATAATCTGGAACTAACAACGTGATGAAAATGGTTGGTAAAGTATACCTTGGAGAATGGCTAAAGAACTCAAATCTAAAATTTTGATGGAAGAAAGGgctttttctttgaagttcTTCCGTACCCGATCTTTTTTGAGGTTAGATGGTATGTCAGTCTAAAACCATGAACCTCGTCGGCCGAAAGACCTCAACGTTGAAGGTTAAGTAGGCCTTGAATCCCAAAGTAGTGCCTTCATAGATTTTCAGAGGGATTGGTTGGCCCTTTAGTAAGATTTCACTTATGCACATTTCTACGAAATGATCACGACCAAAAGGAGATCCTGGCTCCAATGAACTTTCCATGTTTCGAGATGttaatcattcaatttcagtcaaaaatcACCTCTTTCGCAGTCTTCGCCCATTCTTATGGTACCCTAAAAATTTTTTCACTTCAATAGCTTTTCAGGAATTTTTACAAAATTCTACTTCATACGCCCAGTTATCCATTTCTTATCGGACATCTTTGTGCCTCTCTAAATCAGATGAACTACATTTACGATTCCGACACGCCTAAAGGCGTaacttgttaaaaaaatacttgtttgTTCAGACAAAAAGTGCCTTTAGTGGGGAAACCCTAGCGTCTCCGTATTCAATCGCATCAAAAGAAGTGCTCTGAACCGTTCAACCGAGCCGTCATTCCGAAAAGTAGATTTGGCACAATACTAGACGCAACAACTTTATTGTAAGTCCAATGGGGTCATGGAATGGTTCAGCTAGCTTTTTGTGATGGATATTTCAGCATTAGCTCTATGACAAACAATGATTTCATAGGATGATGGGTATTTTTCAGTATAGCACAAACACTTACCAGACCAATGTGGCCGTTATTATATATCTAAAGCCAATCCTAGTATAGTATATATATTCTAGATATATAGTCTTAGTGAATACCCGATGATATGTCATTCACATGGGTTTTAGTGGGAAATGTGCCGTCAAAAGGGTGCCGTCTTGATCTCTGTAGAAACTCCATGGTTGTCCTTAGATGGTCAAGCAAAAATCATACGTGTAGGACATAGCAAAGTGATTGATAGAGcgagttgaagaaaaattgagcCCAACTCAAACGAAGATTGGGAAGCTCACGCACGGTCCAATGTCACGCTAGCACTCGAAACATCATCTCCCATCGTGGTAGAGGTGCTTTTCCAATGAGAGAAGGCCCTGTTCACAATTGATTCATGAGTTTCAATGTTTGAAACACGATGAGAGACAGACATTACACTTGTGAAGAAGTTTGTGCAATGCATAATTGAACTTCCTTCAGTTACGCCAGTTTGGACTTCAGAAGTGGAAACACATAATGCCAAGTTAAGACATGTCACAAATTACTAACACTTGGCGCATAATTCACTTAAGAATTTAAACACAGTCGAGGAAAAATACTGAAATATTCGAGTTTTCgaataacaataacaaataACTATCTCGCAAGCCTGtagttttgaaattgacaagGGTGTACATGCcagatgattgaaaaatgttacTTTTTAAAGGTACAGCAActtaatattttgccactATACAGGTGATATACCTGATgaacttctcaggtcaaatgctTTTCGTTGCAAGCACCATATCACTAAATCCAGCCAGGAACTAACCGTGATATACAATTGGGTACCCTTATAAGTAGGTTGGGACCAGGCTCATGGATCATGAATAACTGAGTCCTTTGGGCTGGCTTTGACATGAATGGCCTCAGAGAAGCTCTCCGTTTGGCTTTGGATTATTGCCATTCATCTTGTGCCTtaccttggcaatattctTCCAATTGGTTTTGCTGCCCAAGAGACTGTGTTGAATGACCAAAGGCGATTTCGTCATGGGTTTGTCTTTCTTAGGACGGGATTCATAGGCCTTATAGGATAAATGCACGGCCTTGGATGAAGCATCCGGATTCGATTTGGTTTCCACTTTTCTATCATCGTGAAACGTTGATGAGGACACGCCTCTGAAGCTCAAAGACGGCGGATAGGACGAGCTCAACCCACTAGAACGGAATCCACTCACGGATGATGCACACTTGATCCATGGACATGGGAGCCGTCGGGACACCCACATGCTCCCTTGGATTTGATAATTTCCTGGGGTTATTCGGAATGTTGTCTCTAAATGCGTTGGTTTCGTTTGTTTTCCTATAACCAACCCTTCTTTGGGAACAGGACTGCCAATTGGATTCATGTCTCAGGCCAATTCCGAGGATAAACGtaattctccaccgattagttagcggtgctcattttcaaatttgtggcaaaatgttaaaaggtttagatagagactttaagggttattaatatcgtgttaggttaggttgggttaggttaggtaaggttagattaggtttgattaggtcaggttaagatttaaaaaaagtaccaccgccaactaatcggtggagaataacgtttacctaaTTCCGAGCGGAGGAGGGAAATGCAGGATAGCACAAGAATCATGACCCCTCCAATCAAGAGTCCCGTCTGAGatgaaaaatcaattccaatACATTCAAGGcttcaggatttttttttcccgGTTATCTTATAGTATAACGGACACAACTTTGAGCGCACTCTGATAGTTTGTCAAGGGAGGGTTGGGATGGTACAATGGACAAAATTTGATAGATGAGGCAACCACATTACAATCGGTTTGTTGTCAGATATGtatgaaaagaaagttgagAAAATTCGATTAAACAACTCTCGAAATAAATTCAGCTAAAACAATTAAAAATAGAAATGCTTTAGGGTAACTTCATTATCAAGTATGAAGTTCAAGCATTTCATAAGAATAGGGTACCCGCGCATAGTTTcgtgagcgcatattttgagatgcggTTTTGTCCCAGTCTCACCTACTGAGGGTATGAGGTAGTTTCGTgaaggcaaattttgaaatgcgactgggtaaagtttagtactgtcgcatttcaaaatttacgttcacgaaaccatgaCGGGGTACCATATTGGATCATAAGGTAAAAACTGTGTCATTTCTGAATTTGTCTTGCACCCCAAGGGATGACTCATTGACAATTTAATGCTGAATGTTTCTTAAGCCTGATCTCCTCCTCCCTGTTTTCCCACTTCTATAATGTCTGAGGGATATGCACAACAAATATGCGTAGCGTGTAAAAACCAATAGCCTGTCTTTTTATACTTATTGACCTTTACTAGTAATGTGACAGCTGGGATTTCCCAGGCATTTTGCCCCAACATGAACagacattttcaatgggattGAGATTTGGTGAGTTTTGAGTGATTCCAGGGTAACTCAAATCAACAGAAAGCTCAACACAAGAAAAGTTGACCAATCAGAGAACTTGAGGCACCAGAAAATTTGACTCATTGGAACATGTGACACCTGAGAACTCAATACATTGTTAAGCTCCACACATTGAGTCTTCCAAGGTGTCAAGTTTTCCGGTGTATCTAATTCTCTTTTGTGTCGCCTTTTCCTGTCTCAAGTTTTCCCTTGTGTCAAGTTACCCATGAACTGGTCAATTGGGAATCGGCGTCCCAATCTCACACCTTTTTTATCAGAAGGGTGGATCCATGGAATGCGCTCCCCCTGGCAACTCGTCTTTCCAATTCAtctgaatttttcaaaaaaatgttttggaccGGAAACAATTAATCTGTTTTCTTGCTGTATATTTTCTACTTCTTGAGCCGTTAGTTGATcatggttctttttctttcccttgtaTTCTTTCAACTCACTATTCTGGTACTTTTTTCCTAATTGTGCAATTACTCTTTTATACGCATTGTGTCTGTGAGTGGctctcaacaataaacaaaaccAATAAATGGCCCATGACTCAGTCTTCACCACTggaagtaagaaaaaaatggaatcactgcaaccttcaaaattgtcttttaCTACATGTCAAATGTTTTACCCCTCTGTAATTTATTTGTGATTGTCCAGACTGCTTTTTCTAAAAGGCTCTTATCAATTGCCTGTGTCTAGACCAACTTTTTCCTAACCCTAGATGAGACCTCAAGTTGTAAGTCAATAGGATATGCTCACAGTATCAGTTTGTTTGgctttttgtacccctttgcaccCAAGCACCATCTTTTGGATGCGTACTGAagtgtcaaacgtaaaaatgaccccccccccccttttcttTACAAATAGTTGgacttttgggtcaaaaagaTCTTCAAATTTAAATATTATTGTaattgactcatgccacaGCCATAACCTTGACGCATCATTACGTCAGTCAAAAGTAGGGCATTGGCGCACAGAGGGGTAAACAACAACCTCTGTGAGTTTATGCTATTATGAAAAGGGTCATTCCAGCTTTAACATTTCCAGCAGTTTAGCACTAACCATGATGTTGAGAGCCATTAAGTGTTTGAAAGTGCTTAAATTCAACCTAAATGAAGGTTTGATTTaccaaaatcatgcttgaatgtttcttgCATTTGCAATATGAAAGCCAGTAGATACTTACCAACCATAGTTTATTGTTAAAGCAAATAAATCCAATGCCACTCTAGTCTGAGCTTTGTTGGGTCATTAGTTTCAAGATATGATATTGGAAATATTGCAAGTATGATATCCTCACCATTGGCATTCACCAACAAATAATTGCTTAACCAATTAGGGTATTCTCATCCAATCTGTAAACAATCAATACAAGTTAAGGCACAAGGGCGATCCTGGTCTTAGTACTGCTTGAGAGTGCTTGGGTCAgaactttgatttttgttgaTAAGATCAAATCGATATTAATCCAACAAACTCCAAAGCCAATTTTGGATATGAATGAGGCATTTGTTGATGAGTAATACTCAAGTGAAACTGACTTTGtatttttgcaaatcattTAAAGTATCATTGGCATTACAACCATCCAAGTGGAAGATTGCAGTCAAGTCACGTGGGACTGTGCAAGTACATCCTAAGTGTGACTTTCATATACCCTAAAATGTCCTCAGAACTACGAAAATCATTtaattgttttcttcaaattaaaCTTTAGGCTTCAGGTTACCATACGCAAAGGAGGCACATCCGTGAATACATATCTGAAGAGCACAGCCCATTAAGCACAATGGGGAT from Tigriopus californicus strain San Diego chromosome 5, Tcal_SD_v2.1, whole genome shotgun sequence carries:
- the LOC131880994 gene encoding protein ABHD11-like — its product is MNPIGSPVPKEGLVIGKQTKPTHLETTFRITPGNYQIQGSMWVSRRLPCPWIKCASSVSGFRSSGLSSSYPPSLSFRGVSSSTFHDDRKVETKSNPDASSKAVHLSYKAYESRPKKDKPMTKSPLVIQHSLLGSKTNWKNIAKEINHLTRRKVVTVDARNHGESPREPSMSYNLMAKDLRLLLDHLQLDKVSFMGQTMGGRIGMILALTQPQLIDKLVCVDATPFDSEISINRWRTLRQACAHLQNLEHELRSVHGIERSSLADKAIQDILPDTRDRSFFLSNLLCDPATGQMPNANTPLWRINFSSFLGNPDMTTSFPKFKNVSFPGKVLFIAGDRSQFIKKEDEDRIRDLFPNARFAWIPNCGHWVQTDKHVQFLKTVVPFLEGK